From Pseudomonas vanderleydeniana, the proteins below share one genomic window:
- a CDS encoding DoxX family protein produces MNSPLVLSPAVVEGAYANDYGILKPSTVPHALSVAGLAATLLASVYCGWGNHSLPDFAAWSSTLWSCVALLSAVLITPRAFVPGFLISLLPFLIAWRVAAMNDAQVMVWVASLAAVPLLLQFIDCVMGDLRRDRGKSAAWLGTLLWQATVVRLYFGLNELCHSSEKIFAGLGWFHKLEVGFQGFGLGEAAAAFVVLGGLIEFASAVSVGLGLFARLGAFVSLIYFLVATIGFGGEWSRGYAWASPGGGGWEYVMLLLVVFAGVLATGAGKFSLDGWLLGRGLFPRRLMPLAVNARGARHD; encoded by the coding sequence ATGAACAGTCCTCTTGTGCTTTCTCCCGCTGTTGTCGAAGGTGCCTATGCCAACGACTACGGCATTCTCAAACCCTCCACTGTGCCCCATGCACTCAGCGTGGCCGGGCTGGCGGCGACCTTGCTGGCGTCCGTCTACTGTGGCTGGGGCAATCACTCGCTCCCTGATTTCGCGGCCTGGTCCAGCACGCTCTGGTCGTGCGTCGCCTTGCTCAGTGCCGTGCTGATCACGCCCAGGGCGTTCGTCCCGGGTTTCCTGATCTCGCTGCTGCCGTTCCTGATTGCCTGGCGCGTAGCTGCGATGAACGACGCCCAGGTCATGGTCTGGGTCGCCAGCCTCGCCGCAGTGCCACTGTTGCTTCAGTTTATCGACTGCGTGATGGGCGACCTGCGTCGTGATCGTGGAAAGTCGGCGGCCTGGCTCGGCACACTGCTCTGGCAGGCGACGGTGGTGCGCCTGTATTTTGGCCTGAACGAGCTGTGCCACAGCTCGGAGAAGATTTTTGCCGGGTTGGGCTGGTTCCATAAGCTGGAGGTTGGGTTCCAGGGCTTCGGTCTGGGTGAAGCCGCCGCGGCGTTCGTTGTCTTGGGCGGGTTGATTGAGTTCGCCAGTGCCGTCAGCGTGGGGCTCGGTCTGTTTGCCAGGTTGGGCGCGTTCGTGAGCCTGATCTATTTCCTGGTGGCGACGATCGGCTTCGGCGGGGAGTGGAGCCGCGGTTATGCCTGGGCCTCGCCTGGTGGCGGCGGTTGGGAATACGTGATGCTGTTGCTGGTCGTGTTCGCAGGAGTGCTGGCTACCGGGGCTGGGAAGTTTTCCCTGGACGGCTGGCTGTTGGGCAGGGGGCTGTTTCCGCGTCGGTTGATGCCGCTGGCGGTGAACGCACGAGGGGCTCGTCACGATTGA
- a CDS encoding LacI family DNA-binding transcriptional regulator — MADVAQLAGVSLSTVDRVLNERGSVSDRKRRKVLEAARELGLRRVLPSPVHGLLRFDLLMVDSPTDHFQRLTEAFSRQADLLRSRLVLQRQLWAEAHPEQLLELIRNPRTPRQGLIVVGQDTPTIREALAAQLALGVPVILLTSSLSDLPGATYVGIDNQRAGRSAGRLLSQWLRGEAGRVLLITNSLLYHAHQQRVGGFLDVLRERAPQLEVIGPVECQDDNVRTAAVLRAALQEGSLLGLYTTGSGSTGVCQALLEQSVRPVWIGHEATEQHHRLLRDGLLSLVIDQDPAGQAEAAVQHLLYANGDLDTPPQVQAQLRLVIDETLPE, encoded by the coding sequence ATGGCTGATGTTGCCCAATTGGCGGGTGTCAGCCTGAGTACTGTCGATCGCGTACTCAACGAACGCGGCAGCGTCTCCGATCGCAAGCGGCGCAAGGTGCTTGAGGCGGCGCGCGAGCTGGGCCTGCGGCGCGTGCTGCCGTCGCCGGTGCATGGGCTGCTGCGTTTCGACCTGTTGATGGTCGACAGTCCCACCGATCATTTCCAGCGGCTCACCGAGGCCTTTTCCCGGCAAGCGGATCTGTTGCGCTCGCGCCTGGTGCTGCAACGCCAGCTCTGGGCCGAGGCACACCCGGAGCAGTTGCTGGAGCTGATCCGTAACCCCCGGACACCCCGTCAGGGACTGATCGTGGTCGGCCAGGACACCCCGACCATCCGTGAAGCGTTGGCCGCGCAATTGGCGCTGGGCGTGCCGGTCATCCTGCTGACCAGCAGCCTGTCCGACCTGCCGGGCGCCACCTACGTCGGTATCGACAACCAGCGTGCCGGCCGCAGTGCTGGGCGCCTGCTCAGCCAGTGGCTGCGTGGCGAGGCGGGGCGGGTGTTGCTGATCACCAATTCCTTGCTCTACCACGCTCATCAGCAGCGAGTTGGTGGATTTCTCGACGTGCTGCGTGAGCGGGCACCGCAACTGGAGGTGATTGGGCCGGTGGAGTGCCAGGACGACAATGTGCGCACTGCCGCGGTGTTGCGTGCTGCCCTGCAGGAGGGCTCATTGCTGGGCCTCTATACCACCGGCAGTGGTTCCACGGGTGTGTGCCAGGCACTGCTGGAGCAGTCGGTACGTCCCGTCTGGATTGGTCACGAGGCCACTGAGCAGCATCACCGCCTGTTGCGCGATGGGCTGTTGTCCCTGGTCATCGACCAGGATCCGGCAGGCCAGGCTGAAGCGGCGGTGCAGCACCTGCTGTACGCCAATGGCGATCTTGATACACCGCCCCAGGTTCAAGCTCAACTGCGCCTGGTGATCGACGAAACCCTCCCGGAATGA
- a CDS encoding gluconate 2-dehydrogenase subunit 3 family protein encodes MRRRDALRSLGALAATIGLSKVTAGELKSVPPQTGLNPEMLPTPVFAGGRSEVFKGQARATLTAVFDRLIPHDETGPSASEAGCVDFIDAQMAGPYGQSKDVYLDQPLQADERQLMGLAIDLRTRREYYLAGLAFLEHYAQQKHQRSFADLDGVTIDAVLTEMETGRLDWDGEGSGVRLFEALLQSVREGYFSDPLYGGNRDMVGWKLVGFPGARYDYRQYIERRGQDLGLEPISLIPVS; translated from the coding sequence ATGAGACGAAGGGACGCCTTGCGTTCGTTGGGGGCCTTGGCAGCCACCATCGGTCTGAGCAAGGTCACTGCGGGTGAGCTCAAGAGCGTGCCGCCGCAAACCGGCCTGAACCCCGAGATGTTGCCCACGCCGGTGTTTGCCGGAGGCCGTTCCGAGGTGTTCAAGGGGCAGGCGCGGGCAACCCTGACGGCTGTCTTCGACCGCTTGATCCCCCATGACGAAACCGGACCCTCGGCCAGCGAAGCCGGTTGTGTGGACTTCATCGACGCCCAGATGGCGGGCCCTTATGGGCAGTCCAAGGACGTCTACCTGGACCAACCGCTGCAGGCTGATGAACGCCAGTTGATGGGACTGGCCATCGACTTGCGCACTCGCCGTGAGTACTACCTGGCGGGCCTGGCCTTTCTCGAACACTACGCCCAGCAGAAGCACCAGCGCTCGTTTGCCGATCTGGACGGCGTGACCATCGACGCCGTGCTTACCGAAATGGAAACCGGACGTCTGGACTGGGACGGCGAGGGCAGCGGTGTACGCCTGTTCGAGGCATTGCTGCAGAGCGTGCGCGAGGGCTACTTCAGTGACCCGCTGTATGGCGGCAACCGCGACATGGTGGGCTGGAAGCTGGTCGGTTTCCCCGGTGCCCGCTACGACTACCGCCAATACATCGAACGCCGTGGACAGGACCTGGGCCTGGAGCCTATCAGCCTGATCCCTGTGAGCTGA
- a CDS encoding GMC family oxidoreductase translates to MAIQRKKADVVIVGLGWAGSLMAEELTRAGLEVVAIDRGPWLDTSTDTPPAVDPDELRWTLRRELLLQPSDYTLTFRNHAGQTAIPTRELKAFQMGKSVGGAGFHWAGMAWRFSEWDFKVRSATLERYGASKLKGLDHVQDWGITYQELEPFYDRFERIAGISGVAGNLNGERRPGGNPFEGPRSREYPTPALKDSRLMQMYRETTAGMGLNPFYIPVAHVGAAYVNPLGVSMAPCTYCGYCMFHGCGNYSKSSPQACIIPALMRRKNFTLITQGYVYQVHKAEDGKTATGVSYYDEKGQQVYQPADIVCLASFTYDNARLMMLSGIGEQYDPATGKGTLGRNYNYQTCSGAHIWFEGETLNPFIGAGGLGIQVDDYNGDNFDHSALDFIGGAGLLTVSREGMPIGRAGLLPPGSPRWGKDFKRTYQKNYQNYAIIFGQGTSMPDRGSYLSLDPNYKDRYGVPLLSMTFDFNQNDRNMARFIEQRAVEIGQQLGAKHHLTFNSAAKTWNPYDEYSNHTQGGMVMGEDRRTSAVNTYLQSWDAHNVFVVGASAFPTNAGYNPTGTVGALAIRTARAIHEKYQHNPGPLV, encoded by the coding sequence GTGGCAATTCAACGCAAGAAGGCTGACGTCGTCATCGTCGGCCTGGGCTGGGCCGGCTCGCTGATGGCCGAAGAACTGACCCGCGCCGGACTGGAAGTGGTCGCCATCGACCGTGGTCCCTGGCTCGATACCTCCACCGATACGCCGCCGGCCGTCGACCCCGACGAGCTGCGCTGGACCCTGCGCCGCGAGCTACTGCTGCAGCCCAGCGACTACACCCTGACGTTTCGCAACCACGCCGGGCAGACGGCCATTCCGACCCGCGAACTGAAAGCCTTCCAGATGGGCAAGTCGGTCGGCGGCGCCGGTTTCCACTGGGCCGGCATGGCCTGGCGGTTTAGCGAGTGGGACTTCAAGGTACGCAGCGCCACCCTGGAACGTTATGGCGCGAGCAAGCTCAAGGGCCTCGATCATGTGCAGGACTGGGGTATCACTTATCAGGAACTGGAACCGTTCTACGACCGTTTCGAGCGCATCGCCGGCATTTCCGGCGTGGCCGGCAACCTCAACGGTGAACGTCGTCCAGGGGGCAACCCGTTCGAAGGGCCACGCAGCCGAGAGTACCCGACACCGGCGCTGAAAGACTCGCGACTGATGCAGATGTACCGCGAAACCACCGCGGGCATGGGCCTCAATCCGTTCTACATTCCAGTGGCCCATGTGGGGGCCGCTTATGTGAACCCCCTGGGGGTGAGCATGGCGCCGTGCACCTATTGTGGCTATTGCATGTTCCACGGTTGCGGCAACTACTCCAAGTCTTCGCCGCAGGCCTGCATCATTCCAGCGCTGATGCGTCGCAAGAACTTCACCCTGATCACCCAGGGCTATGTCTACCAGGTGCACAAGGCCGAGGATGGCAAGACTGCCACCGGCGTCAGCTATTACGACGAGAAGGGTCAGCAGGTCTACCAGCCGGCCGATATCGTGTGCCTGGCCTCGTTCACCTATGACAACGCCCGCCTGATGATGCTCAGCGGCATCGGTGAGCAGTACGATCCGGCGACCGGCAAGGGCACCCTGGGCCGCAACTACAACTACCAGACCTGTTCCGGTGCGCACATCTGGTTCGAGGGTGAAACCCTCAACCCGTTCATCGGCGCCGGCGGCCTGGGCATCCAGGTCGACGACTACAACGGTGACAACTTCGACCACAGCGCCTTGGACTTCATTGGCGGCGCGGGCCTGCTCACCGTCTCGCGCGAGGGCATGCCCATCGGTCGCGCCGGCTTGCTGCCACCGGGTAGTCCGCGTTGGGGCAAGGACTTCAAGCGCACCTACCAGAAGAACTACCAGAACTACGCGATCATCTTCGGTCAGGGTACCTCCATGCCCGACCGCGGTTCGTACCTGTCGCTGGACCCGAACTACAAGGACCGCTACGGCGTGCCGCTGCTGAGCATGACCTTCGACTTCAACCAAAACGACCGCAACATGGCGCGCTTCATCGAGCAGCGCGCGGTGGAGATCGGCCAGCAACTGGGAGCCAAGCATCACCTGACCTTCAACTCCGCGGCCAAGACCTGGAACCCCTACGACGAGTACTCCAACCACACCCAGGGCGGCATGGTCATGGGCGAGGACCGGCGCACGAGTGCGGTGAACACCTACCTGCAGAGCTGGGACGCGCACAACGTCTTCGTCGTCGGCGCCTCGGCCTTCCCGACCAACGCCGGCTACAACCCGACAGGCACGGTGGGCGCGCTGGCGATTCGCACGGCGCGGGCAATCCACGAGAAGTATCAACACAATCCCGGCCCGTTGGTGTGA
- a CDS encoding cytochrome c: MNKKNIAGLAGGVVLAGALVVLGLVIHANSTQRSSVADNKVRLADWRSSDGALVQRGEYVMRSADCAACHTAHAGDFAGGYSIGTPFGQIVSSNITPDRETGIGQYTERDFFNAVRHGQGRHGLLYPAMPYTDYTRMDDQDLHALWAYFSTVSPQRNTVDELAGLRFPFNQRLLMAGWNWLFFDNRPLVPDPAHDATWNRGRYLVEGAGHCAACHSPRNALGGAIASAHLHGGAVGTWFAPNITNDAHQGLGDASVEQIVDYLKTGSDGVAVASGPMAEAIENSTQHLTEADLTAIATYLKSLPGQPVAPAAALAANDTRMKNGAALYEVHCSACHAPAGEGVPHMITGFAGNKAVLADNVDTLTSVVLGGSHAVHTHTYVTGAGMPAFDWKLSDGEIADILTYLRNSWGNAATAVDARTVGAMRQQLGLREPLRVSTH; encoded by the coding sequence ATGAACAAGAAAAACATCGCCGGCCTGGCTGGCGGCGTGGTACTGGCCGGTGCCCTGGTGGTGCTCGGGCTGGTGATCCACGCCAACTCCACCCAACGCTCGAGCGTGGCGGACAACAAGGTGCGCCTGGCCGACTGGCGCTCCAGCGATGGGGCGTTGGTTCAGCGCGGAGAATACGTGATGCGCAGCGCCGACTGCGCGGCCTGCCACACGGCCCATGCCGGCGATTTTGCCGGTGGCTACAGCATCGGTACGCCGTTCGGGCAGATCGTCTCGTCCAACATCACGCCTGATCGCGAGACCGGCATTGGCCAGTACACCGAGCGTGATTTCTTCAACGCCGTGCGTCACGGTCAGGGTCGCCATGGGCTGCTGTACCCGGCCATGCCATACACCGATTACACGCGGATGGACGACCAGGACCTGCACGCGCTCTGGGCCTACTTCAGCACTGTCTCCCCGCAGCGCAATACCGTCGACGAATTGGCCGGATTGCGCTTCCCGTTCAATCAGCGCCTGCTGATGGCCGGCTGGAACTGGCTGTTCTTCGACAACCGTCCGCTGGTACCGGATCCGGCCCACGATGCCACCTGGAATCGTGGTCGTTACCTGGTCGAAGGTGCCGGTCACTGCGCCGCCTGTCACAGCCCGCGTAACGCCCTGGGCGGTGCGATAGCCTCGGCGCATCTGCATGGCGGAGCGGTGGGCACCTGGTTTGCCCCGAACATCACCAACGATGCGCACCAGGGCCTGGGTGATGCCAGCGTTGAGCAGATCGTCGACTACCTCAAGACCGGTTCGGATGGCGTTGCGGTCGCGAGCGGGCCAATGGCCGAGGCCATTGAAAACTCGACCCAGCATCTGACCGAGGCCGATCTCACCGCCATCGCCACCTACCTCAAGTCGTTACCTGGCCAACCCGTGGCACCCGCTGCGGCGCTGGCGGCGAACGACACGCGGATGAAAAACGGCGCGGCTCTGTACGAGGTGCACTGTTCGGCCTGTCATGCGCCGGCCGGGGAGGGCGTGCCGCACATGATCACCGGTTTCGCCGGCAACAAGGCGGTTCTGGCGGATAACGTCGACACGCTGACCAGCGTGGTATTGGGAGGCTCCCATGCGGTGCATACCCACACCTATGTCACCGGGGCCGGCATGCCTGCTTTCGACTGGAAACTCAGCGACGGCGAGATCGCCGACATCCTCACCTACCTGCGCAACAGCTGGGGCAACGCGGCCACGGCGGTAGACGCGCGTACCGTCGGCGCGATGCGCCAGCAATTGGGTCTGCGCGAACCGCTGCGCGTCAGCACGCATTGA
- a CDS encoding carbohydrate porin → MLKYGYFTAHPCALPLALALTLGASCANAAEAFDPDSPWMLGDWGGSRSDLARRGVDLDLEYVGEIGANLGGGYNPDRTARYSDQYSLGAHFDLQKLLGWSDAELQLSIADRNGDNISNDRIGDPRVGTLSSSQEVWGRGSHWRMTQAWYQQKFLDRRLDIKLGRFGEGEDFNSFVCDFQNLTFCGSQVGNWGAIWYNWPVQQWGLRVKYHLTPELYAQVGAFEQNPSNTEPGNGFKLSGSGTQGAVLPVELVWQPTLAGLPGEYRLGYYYSTAKAKEVYKDHNGEPAVLSGEAYRSASSKHGLWFGVQQQITGSGGANPRGLSLFSMATLHDRKTNKVDRYVSVGAVYKGLFDARPQDDLGLAISQIHVNPDYRRNSEAINRANAVEDYEDPNYLPIQDTEYNAELYYGVHVTRWLTVRPNLQYVRHPGGVSHVDDAWVGGLKVQAAF, encoded by the coding sequence ATGCTCAAGTACGGATACTTCACCGCGCACCCTTGCGCACTTCCTCTGGCACTGGCCCTGACGTTGGGTGCCAGCTGTGCCAATGCTGCCGAAGCCTTCGATCCCGACTCGCCCTGGATGCTCGGCGACTGGGGTGGGAGCCGCAGTGATCTCGCCCGACGCGGTGTCGATCTCGACCTCGAATATGTCGGTGAGATAGGCGCCAATCTGGGCGGCGGCTACAACCCTGATCGAACCGCGCGCTACAGCGACCAGTATTCATTGGGCGCCCATTTCGACCTGCAGAAGCTGCTGGGCTGGTCGGATGCCGAGTTACAGCTCAGTATTGCCGACCGCAATGGCGACAACATCTCCAATGATCGTATCGGCGATCCTCGCGTTGGCACGCTCAGCTCCTCCCAGGAGGTCTGGGGGCGTGGTTCCCATTGGCGCATGACCCAGGCCTGGTACCAGCAGAAGTTCCTCGACCGACGCCTGGACATCAAACTGGGGCGTTTTGGTGAGGGCGAGGACTTCAACAGTTTTGTCTGTGACTTCCAGAACCTGACCTTCTGCGGCTCGCAGGTCGGCAACTGGGGGGCCATCTGGTACAACTGGCCGGTCCAGCAGTGGGGGCTACGGGTCAAGTACCACCTGACACCGGAACTCTATGCCCAGGTCGGTGCCTTCGAACAGAACCCGTCGAACACCGAGCCAGGCAATGGCTTCAAGCTTAGCGGCAGTGGCACCCAGGGCGCGGTGCTGCCAGTGGAGCTGGTCTGGCAGCCAACCCTGGCAGGACTTCCGGGTGAGTACCGGCTCGGTTACTACTACAGCACCGCCAAAGCCAAGGAGGTCTACAAGGACCACAACGGTGAGCCCGCGGTCCTCAGTGGCGAAGCCTACCGCAGTGCTTCGAGCAAGCACGGCCTGTGGTTTGGCGTGCAGCAGCAGATCACCGGTAGTGGCGGGGCCAACCCACGTGGTTTGAGCCTGTTCAGCATGGCCACGCTGCATGATCGCAAGACCAACAAGGTCGATCGCTACGTCTCCGTCGGCGCGGTGTACAAGGGGCTCTTCGACGCGAGACCGCAGGATGACCTCGGTCTGGCCATCTCGCAGATCCACGTGAACCCGGATTACCGACGCAACAGTGAGGCGATCAACCGTGCCAACGCCGTGGAAGACTACGAGGATCCGAACTACCTGCCGATCCAGGATACGGAGTACAACGCCGAGCTGTACTACGGCGTGCATGTCACCCGCTGGCTAACGGTGCGACCGAACCTGCAGTACGTGCGTCATCCGGGAGGTGTATCACACGTTGATGATGCCTGGGTGGGGGGGCTGAAGGTGCAGGCGGCGTTCTGA
- a CDS encoding ATP-binding protein, translating into MKRPVSLWQWVGWRMGFIASGTVALMSFIMWLRFYWWDLGIKSKIPADARVQLEKLIDHPAGHEAELWTYITKYYYVDDILPGISGADWWAVLFLLITALPIIVIAGFLLLRPLSKRFIEIAQAAQKVARGNLKVKLSIAEKMPLEVQQLTSDFNSMTQRLRLYEQEVQESSAVLAHELRTPLNAAMGRVRGMLDEVFPANEEQLGLVLHQLEHLNYLVDDLLLLSLAQAGQLPLTKTTFTVEALLNERINWFNPQLSASGRTIKVTSLALDPIAADRNRIGQVFNILLDNYLRYASSGGDLQIEGQSTPDGICLIFSDRGPGLSEEEMQRVFQRFWRQERSRDRRAGGSGLGLSIALAICAAHSGTITASQRDGGGMVFEVKLPFV; encoded by the coding sequence ATGAAAAGACCGGTGAGCCTATGGCAATGGGTAGGCTGGCGGATGGGTTTTATCGCCAGCGGCACCGTCGCATTAATGTCCTTTATCATGTGGCTGCGCTTCTACTGGTGGGATCTAGGAATCAAATCCAAGATCCCTGCCGATGCGCGGGTCCAGCTGGAAAAGCTCATCGATCATCCGGCCGGCCATGAGGCCGAGCTCTGGACCTACATTACCAAGTACTACTACGTCGACGATATCCTGCCAGGCATCTCCGGTGCTGATTGGTGGGCCGTATTATTCCTACTGATTACAGCACTACCGATAATCGTCATCGCCGGCTTTCTGCTGCTGCGCCCACTGTCCAAACGGTTTATCGAAATCGCGCAGGCGGCTCAGAAAGTCGCACGCGGCAATCTCAAAGTAAAACTGTCCATTGCCGAGAAAATGCCCCTGGAAGTTCAGCAACTGACCTCCGACTTTAACAGCATGACCCAACGCCTTCGGCTTTATGAACAGGAAGTGCAAGAGTCCAGCGCCGTACTGGCTCACGAGCTGCGCACCCCCCTTAATGCTGCCATGGGGCGGGTGCGTGGCATGCTCGATGAGGTGTTTCCCGCCAATGAGGAGCAATTGGGCTTGGTGTTGCACCAACTGGAGCACCTGAATTATCTGGTGGACGACCTCTTGCTACTGTCCCTGGCTCAGGCAGGCCAGCTTCCTCTGACGAAAACCACGTTCACCGTCGAGGCCCTTTTGAATGAGCGCATCAACTGGTTCAACCCCCAGCTATCTGCGAGCGGAAGGACGATCAAGGTGACCAGTCTTGCACTTGATCCCATCGCGGCGGATCGAAACCGCATTGGTCAGGTATTCAATATCCTGCTGGATAATTACCTGCGCTACGCATCCTCCGGTGGCGACCTCCAGATTGAAGGCCAGTCGACCCCGGATGGCATCTGTCTCATTTTCAGCGATCGTGGCCCCGGTCTGTCCGAAGAAGAAATGCAGCGCGTGTTTCAACGATTCTGGCGACAAGAGCGCTCCAGAGACCGTCGAGCGGGAGGCAGCGGATTGGGTTTGTCTATTGCTCTTGCTATATGTGCTGCCCACAGCGGCACGATCACTGCCAGCCAACGCGACGGTGGTGGAATGGTTTTTGAAGTCAAATTGCCTTTTGTGTGA
- a CDS encoding response regulator: MTNKLILIVEDDADSASILEAYLKRDFFDVVIAENGLKGIELHHRLKPDLILLDMMLPLMNGSEVLNTIRKRGNTPVIMVTALGDEPEKLGALRYGADDYVVKPYNPKEVVARVQAVLRRVQPQTVSETRLRFERLWLDLDSRTVGLSQDNDADLMIDLTPTEFNLLAVLLGAPQKAFSREELLTRCLPESDALARVVDTHIHNVRRKLEVYGITGVLVTVRSIGYRFQ, from the coding sequence GTGACCAACAAATTGATCCTGATTGTCGAAGATGATGCCGACAGCGCCAGTATCCTTGAGGCCTATCTGAAACGCGATTTCTTCGATGTGGTGATTGCCGAAAATGGTCTCAAGGGCATTGAGCTGCATCACCGTCTCAAGCCTGATCTGATCCTGCTCGACATGATGCTGCCGTTGATGAATGGATCAGAGGTGCTCAATACGATTCGCAAGCGCGGCAACACCCCGGTCATCATGGTGACCGCCCTGGGGGACGAACCGGAAAAGCTCGGCGCGTTGAGATACGGGGCAGATGACTATGTGGTCAAACCCTACAACCCCAAGGAAGTGGTGGCTCGAGTGCAGGCCGTGCTACGTCGGGTACAGCCCCAGACGGTCAGTGAGACACGACTGCGATTCGAAAGGCTATGGCTGGACCTGGACAGTAGAACGGTCGGCCTGTCCCAGGATAACGATGCAGACCTGATGATAGATCTGACCCCAACTGAGTTCAATTTGCTCGCCGTGCTTTTAGGTGCACCACAGAAAGCGTTCAGCCGTGAGGAACTGCTGACCCGTTGTCTTCCTGAAAGCGACGCCCTGGCGAGAGTCGTCGATACTCACATACACAATGTCCGGCGCAAACTTGAGGTGTATGGGATCACAGGCGTCCTGGTAACGGTTCGTTCGATCGGCTACCGCTTTCAGTGA